A window from Podospora bellae-mahoneyi strain CBS 112042 chromosome 1 map unlocalized CBS112042p_1, whole genome shotgun sequence encodes these proteins:
- a CDS encoding uncharacterized protein (EggNog:ENOG503P7SE), translated as MAKSKNSRQKGRKNTTQKGESSAQAARRATQLELPEGYQKLSPNNGGSSSSGHPRGNGKLSNESKKTQDSASSAGKLSHSYPKPWEMSKLYGAPTDKPGTLNFNYDRPWVSLEGKHVKYELATALEKGRREMLPAVFPDYMPEQKQEVRNQYERSGLLKLFEARDSCNKNAPKVPGFLGGINPDMISIEDTTQVGANDANPFIGFLTQIDLAREIVNLLHPSVRDITALTFTCKQAGQYVDRIMERWDYTTGKNFADVYLPKFGNDGGEIKRAGVRSDILVITPTSPKPPSRTPYLDDFGRTLHIIKVMVSIPQSFRHVVLDRLPFLDVNMVGLVISSMPNLESLAISRCDLLDVAKLPALIKIIKEHPRTPYNKGKAKALRTSNAVESENVGENGGQNSNGNSSADDSRSTEDEDQTSSNDTSLLTEPDTSLISTDTAATSVGDEDQTGIDVTAATMEAEGNAPIHYIRLDFSPFFFRGPNTCERLGSFGVTYNEPTFHTPKAVVALMMQCWDDADTIGMDLMSDSSSFFSFVRRLPGWNCLWSLKARDAMLSFKRETSGIVLPEDFQRTVERTARSEIIAENHGSSRVAQSAFLDQVTTRVVKLRKEKHDEIKKEAQNRFCDDLMAATSGNDFRPSDYPLPNSIAFYLGNAENHNAFGYWRRQYLCQGCKKLLPRVLFAIELDDCWGCKMVAFVRDMESSDLRRWKQSAIGYYLKGLDIKKGSLTDVIDPARDRHLTAALGAAKVADSIWLKFMNFSPTDPVVYPLEPPNLHRNTAAYSRYRWKHNWPEQAFDYREGGPQHEDPFKHPNSDWEDTELCGGEPPESFNANFRWSEEASTTLFEEYIRRNGLAKQITDPEAQKRIAAAKDWEKIRRLTGPKDYSKNGMWHLGRDLRRYYQNQGDKSIHALIHGRVEKCIWSFNTPMLRPFDLDHPIPDKRVDYEAWEELKEREIWELVPAGHSRRWL; from the exons ATGGCGAAATCAAAGAACAGCAGACAGAAGGGCCGAAAGAATACCACTCAAAAGGGTGAATCCAGTGCCCAGGCTGCCAGACGCGCTACCCAACTGGAGCTTCCAGAGGGTTACCAGAAACTTAGCCCCAACAACGGTGGCTCCAGCAGCTCTGGCCATCCCAGAGGCAATGGGAAGCTCAGCAATGAGTCTAAGAAAACCCAGGATTCTGCCAGTTCTGCTGGAAAGCTGTCTCATTCATACCCCAAGCCGTGGGAGATGTCAAAGCTTTAT GGTGCTCCCACTGACAAACCTGGAACTCTGAACTTCAACTACGATCGTCCCTGGGTTTCTCTTGAGGGCAAGCATGTGAAGTATGAGCTCGCCACCGCTCTTGAGAAGGGTCGCCGTGAGATGTTGCCTGCTGTGTTCCCTGACTACATGCCGGAGCAGAAGCAGGAAGTTCGGAACCAGTACGAGAGAAGTGGCTTGTTGAAGTTGTTTGAGGCTCGTGACAGCTGCAACAAGAATGCCCCGAAAGTTCCTGGGTTTTTGGGTGGC ATCAACCCTGACATGATCTCGATTGAAGACACTACGCAAGTGGGCGCCAACGATGCGAACCCATTCATTGGATTCCTCACTCAGATTGATCTCGCCAGAGAGATCGTCAATCTCTTGCATCCGAGTGTGCGCGATATCACGGCATTGACCTTCACATGCAAACAGGCCGGCCAATACGTCGACCGAATCATG GAACGCTGGGACTATACCACCGGGAAGAATTTCGCTGATGTTTATCTCCCCAAATTCGGCAACGATGGAGGAGAAATCAAGAGAGCTGGTGTACGGAGCGACATTCTGGTCATcacaccaacctcccccaaacccccgaGTCGCACGCCATATCTCGATGATTTCGGAAGGACTCTTCATATTA TCAAGGTCATGGTTAGCATTCCGCAGAGTTTCCGACACGTTGTCCTTGACCGGCTACCTTTTTTGGACGTCAACATGGTGGGTCTGGTTATCAGCTCCATGCCCAACCTTGAGAGCTTGGCCATCTCGCGTTGCGACCTTCTCGACGTCGCCAAACTCCCTGCATTGATCAAGATCATCAAGGAGCATCCGAGAACGCCCTACAACAAAGGCAAGGCCAAAGCCTTACGCACCAGTAACGCTGTAGAGAGCGAGAATGTTGGAGAGAACGGCGGCCAGAACAGTAACGGTAACAGCAGTGCGGATGACAGCCGCTCTACGGAGGACGAAGACCAGACGAGCAGCAACGACACATCCCTGTTGACTGAGCCCGACACCAGCTTGATCTCTACGGATACAGCAGCAACCTCGGTGGGTGATGAAGACCAGACGGGCATCGACGTCACAGCAGCGACCATGGAAGCTGAGGGTAACGCTCCAATCCACTATATACGATTGGATTTCAGCCCTTTCTTCTTCCGCGGCCCCAACACTTGCGAACGACTTGGATCTTTTGGTGTTACGTACAACGAGCCCACATTCCACACCCCAAAGGCCGTGGTAGCTCTTATGATGCAGTGTTGGGACGACGCGGATACTATCGGGATGGACTTGATGAGCGATagctcttctttcttcagCTTCGTCCGTCGTCTTCCCGGCTGGAACTGCTTATGGTCCTTGAAAGCGCGGGATGCTATGCTGTCGTTTAAGCGGGAGACCAGCGGTATCGTGCTCCCAGAAGACTTCCAGCGCACAGTCGAGCGCACAGCTCGCTCCGAGATCATCGCAGAGAATCACGGCAGTTCTAGGGTTGCCCAGTCAGCCTTCCTTGATCAAGTCACAACCCGTGTCGTAAAGCTCCGAAAGGAGAAGCACGACGAAATCAAGAAGGAAGCCCAGAACCGCTTTTGCGATGATCTGATGGCAGCTACCAGCGGCAACGACTTCAGGCCGTCGGATTACCCTCTCCCGAACAGTATAGCGTTCTATCTCGGTAACGCTGAAAACCACAACGCCTTCGGGTACTGGCGTCGGCAGTATTTATGTCAAGGCTGCAAAAAACTCCTGCCCCGCGTCCTGTTTGCAATCGAACTCGATGATTGTTGGGGCTGCAAGATGGTCGCCTTCGTCAGGGACATGGAGAGCAGCGACCTTCGCCGCTGGAAGCAAAGCGCTATTGGGTATTACCTCAAGGGTCTGGACATAAAGAAAGGGTCACTGACTGATGTCATTGACCCGGCCCGAGATCGACACTTGACGGCAGCTCTCGGGGCGGCCAAGGTAGCCGATTCTATCTGGCTGAAATTTATGAACTTCTCCCCGACCGATCCGGTGGTGTACCCCCTTGAGCCACCCAACCTACACAGGAACACCGCCGCTTACTCACGTTATCGGTGGAAACATAATTGGCCAGAGCAGGCGTTTGATTACCGGGAGGGTGGTCCTCAACATGAGGATCCCTTCAAGCACCCAAACTCCGACTGGGAAGACACCGAGCTCTGCGGCGGTGAGCCTCCCGAAAGCTTTAACGCCAATTTCCGGTGGTCAGAGGAAGCCAGTACGACTCTCTTTGAGGAGTATATCCGTCGAAACGGACTCGCGAAGCAGATCACCGATCCCGAGGCCCAGAAGAGGATCGCCGCTGCAAAGGATTGGGAGAAGATTCGGCGTCTCACCGGGCCAAAGGATTATTCAAAGAACGGAATGTGGCACCTTGGACGGGACCTCAGGCGCTACTACCAGAATCAGGGTGACAAGTCGATTCATGCCTTGATTCACGGAAGGGTCGAGAAGTGCATTTGGTCCTTCAACACGCCTATGCTGCGTCCCTTTGACCTGGACCACCCGATTCCAGACAAGCGGGTCGACTACGAAGCCTgggaggagctcaaggagcgTGAGATTTGGGAGTTGGTTCCTGCTGGCCACTCTAGGCGGTGGCTGTGA